One Halobaculum roseum DNA segment encodes these proteins:
- a CDS encoding halocarboxylic acid dehydrogenase DehI family protein — translation MDTSLELHAADATGWRAGMYDDIRATVRAPVVNWIWRTATANHPEFTRYLWGQVKPAFETRAFAAASVAYRDAVLSAVDGPRYRPGDLDLAPAEARELRGQIATFDAVAPRLAVLFELVDRAMNGGDVGTAVPDDPAATGPYPAGLDADRGLDPSMVAVDAVPDAAADAVDAIRAFHGFDDDSLPSIYRCLAQWPGFLDRLWGDLEPELRSDDFDAAVADASAVVDDYVEGLAYRPALSRESAVAAGFDAEAVDDVAGLFARFNGGPVETVIPALPLFADAVGASGRRRL, via the coding sequence ATGGACACGAGCCTGGAACTCCACGCGGCCGACGCGACCGGCTGGCGCGCCGGCATGTACGACGACATCCGCGCCACCGTCCGCGCGCCGGTCGTCAACTGGATCTGGCGGACGGCGACGGCGAACCACCCCGAGTTCACCCGCTACCTGTGGGGACAGGTCAAGCCCGCCTTCGAGACGCGCGCGTTCGCGGCGGCGTCGGTCGCATACCGCGACGCCGTTCTCTCGGCCGTCGACGGCCCCCGCTACCGCCCCGGCGACCTCGACCTCGCGCCGGCCGAGGCGCGGGAACTGCGCGGGCAGATCGCCACCTTCGACGCCGTCGCGCCGCGGCTCGCCGTACTGTTCGAGCTGGTCGACCGCGCGATGAACGGCGGCGACGTTGGGACCGCGGTGCCCGACGACCCGGCCGCGACCGGGCCGTACCCCGCCGGCCTCGACGCCGACCGCGGGCTCGACCCCTCGATGGTCGCCGTCGACGCCGTCCCCGACGCCGCGGCCGACGCTGTCGACGCCATCCGCGCGTTCCACGGCTTCGACGACGACAGCCTCCCGAGTATCTACCGCTGTCTCGCGCAGTGGCCCGGCTTCCTCGATCGGCTGTGGGGCGACCTCGAACCCGAACTGCGCTCCGATGACTTCGACGCCGCTGTCGCCGATGCGTCGGCGGTCGTCGACGACTACGTCGAGGGGCTGGCCTACCGCCCGGCGCTCTCGCGGGAATCCGCGGTGGCGGCGGGCTTCGACGCCGAGGCCGTCGACGACGTGGCGGGACTGTTCGCACGGTTCAACGGCGGTCCCGTCGAGACGGTGATCCCCGCGCTGCCGCTGTTCGCCGACGCCGTCGGCGCGAGCGGACGGCGTCGACTGTAG
- a CDS encoding thiamine pyrophosphate-dependent enzyme: MSAFSAIGEEREIDRNEYTPEIEPQPTWCPGCGDFGVLKALKGALPEVGRTPEETLLVTGIGCSGKLNSYLDSYGFHTIHGRSLPVARAAKLANPGVEVVAAGGDGDGYGIGGNHFMHTARENHDMTYIVFNNEIFGLTKGQTSPTSPKGHKSKTQPHGSAKTPIRPLSLSLTSGASFVARTAAVNPNQAQRILKEAMEHDGFAHIDFLTQCPTWNKDAKQYVPYTDINESEDYDFDPTNRADAQELMRETEDKLYEGEVLTGVYYREDDRPSYQQEKQEIGEMPEEPLAERYFDGDYEWERSYDNFIDKHK, from the coding sequence ATGAGCGCATTCAGTGCAATCGGCGAGGAACGCGAGATCGACCGTAACGAGTACACGCCCGAGATCGAACCGCAGCCGACGTGGTGTCCGGGCTGTGGCGACTTCGGCGTCCTGAAGGCGCTGAAGGGCGCGCTGCCGGAGGTCGGCCGCACGCCCGAGGAGACGCTGCTGGTCACGGGGATCGGCTGTTCGGGCAAGCTGAACAGCTACCTCGACAGCTACGGCTTCCACACGATCCACGGCCGCTCGCTGCCGGTCGCCCGTGCGGCGAAGCTCGCCAACCCCGGCGTCGAGGTCGTCGCGGCCGGCGGCGACGGCGACGGCTACGGGATCGGCGGGAACCACTTCATGCACACCGCCCGGGAGAACCACGATATGACGTATATCGTGTTCAACAACGAGATCTTCGGGCTGACGAAGGGGCAGACGTCCCCGACCAGCCCGAAGGGGCACAAATCGAAGACGCAGCCCCACGGCTCGGCGAAGACGCCGATCCGGCCCCTGTCGCTGTCGCTGACCTCGGGCGCGTCGTTCGTCGCCCGGACGGCCGCGGTCAACCCGAACCAGGCCCAGCGTATCCTGAAGGAGGCGATGGAGCACGACGGGTTCGCACACATCGACTTCCTGACCCAGTGCCCGACGTGGAACAAGGACGCGAAGCAGTACGTCCCGTACACGGACATCAACGAGTCCGAGGACTACGACTTCGATCCGACGAACCGCGCGGACGCCCAGGAGCTGATGCGGGAGACCGAGGACAAGCTGTACGAGGGCGAGGTGCTCACCGGTGTCTACTACCGCGAGGACGACCGCCCCTCCTACCAGCAGGAGAAACAGGAGATCGGTGAGATGCCCGAGGAGCCGCTGGCGGAGCGGTACTTCGACGGTGACTACGAGTGGGAGCGCTCGTACGACAACTTCATCGACAAGCACAAGTGA
- the hflX gene encoding GTPase HflX, with protein MNVRDRLTGGRAVVAARDADSTPDTTEIRRLAEAAGYDVVGEVTQRRTEDLRYNLGEGKAGELADLVAEVDADAVVFDGGLTPGQYADLLDLLPPAATLADRYRLVLEIFAEGAGSAAARTQVRLATLRYELPRVRRATEESVLNRATEKGSPVLDVERRIDTLEANLHDIADAAADRRERRREEGFDLVALAGYTNAGKSTLLRRLADDLAVDSGGEGAESDEDADRPGHVDDPGHADLPETATTEDRLFETLETTTRRATLGGRRALLTDTVGLVADLPHDLVRSFSATLDEIGTADAVLAVVDASADEERLRRRLETTVDVLAADATGPVIPVVNKVDRLDDAEREAALAVVDDALAAGDVDTREPVAISALDGTGVDALRAAVLDALPGTTATFRVANSGEAQAFVSWLHDRGDADVTYGPESIEVAFAGRPSVVEEARRRAADLRPADGVG; from the coding sequence GTGAACGTACGAGACAGACTCACCGGCGGGCGCGCGGTCGTCGCCGCCCGGGACGCGGATTCGACGCCCGACACGACGGAGATCCGGCGCCTCGCCGAGGCGGCTGGCTACGACGTGGTCGGCGAAGTGACACAGCGACGCACCGAGGACCTGCGCTACAACCTCGGCGAGGGGAAGGCCGGCGAGTTGGCGGACCTCGTCGCCGAGGTCGACGCCGACGCGGTCGTCTTCGACGGCGGGCTCACGCCGGGACAGTACGCCGACCTGCTTGACCTGCTCCCGCCGGCGGCGACGCTGGCGGACCGCTACCGGCTGGTGCTGGAGATCTTCGCCGAGGGGGCGGGGTCGGCCGCGGCGAGGACGCAGGTTCGGCTGGCGACGCTCCGGTACGAACTGCCGCGGGTGCGACGCGCGACCGAGGAATCCGTCCTGAACCGGGCGACCGAGAAGGGGTCGCCGGTGCTGGACGTGGAGCGTCGGATCGACACGCTGGAGGCGAACCTCCACGACATCGCCGACGCGGCGGCCGACCGCCGCGAGCGACGCCGCGAGGAGGGGTTCGACCTCGTCGCGCTCGCGGGCTACACGAACGCCGGGAAGTCGACGCTGCTGCGGCGACTGGCGGACGACCTCGCGGTCGACTCCGGCGGCGAAGGCGCCGAGAGTGACGAGGACGCCGATCGTCCGGGGCACGTGGACGACCCCGGTCACGCGGATCTGCCCGAGACGGCGACGACGGAGGACCGCCTGTTCGAGACGCTTGAGACGACGACCCGCCGGGCGACGCTCGGCGGACGGCGGGCGCTCCTCACCGACACCGTCGGACTGGTGGCCGACCTCCCGCACGACCTCGTTCGCTCCTTCTCGGCGACCCTCGACGAGATCGGTACCGCCGACGCCGTGCTCGCGGTCGTCGACGCGAGCGCCGACGAGGAACGGCTCCGGCGTCGCCTCGAAACGACCGTCGACGTGCTCGCGGCGGACGCGACCGGGCCGGTGATCCCCGTCGTGAACAAGGTGGACCGACTGGACGACGCCGAGCGCGAGGCGGCGCTCGCGGTCGTCGACGACGCGCTCGCCGCCGGCGACGTGGACACCCGCGAGCCCGTGGCGATCAGCGCGCTCGACGGGACGGGCGTGGACGCCCTCCGCGCGGCGGTACTCGATGCGCTCCCCGGCACGACGGCGACGTTCCGGGTGGCGAACTCGGGCGAGGCGCAGGCGTTCGTCTCGTGGCTCCACGACCGCGGCGACGCCGACGTGACGTACGGCCCCGAGTCGATCGAGGTCGCGTTCGCGGGGAGGCCGTCGGTCGTCGAGGAGGCCCGGCGCCGCGCGGCCGACCTCCGGCCGGCGGACGGCGTGGGGTAG
- a CDS encoding helicase HerA domain-containing protein — protein MSDETITVADVSDGTGGESELSAGTPISLPVVEILTGRGFITGKSGSGKSNTASVVIEKLLENSFPVLIVDSDGEYYGLKEEFEILHVGADEECDIQVSSEHAGKIASLALEDNVPIILDVSGYLDEDEASELIRETARQLFAKEKKLKKPFLMLVEECHEYIPEGAGMDKTGKTLIKIGKRGRKHGLGIVGISQRPADVKKDFITQCDWLCWHRLTWDNDTKVVSRILGSDYGEAIEDMDDGEAFLMTDWAESIRRVQFHRKQTFDAGATPGLDDFERPDLKSVSGDLVSELQTITDERERTESELADLRQELDKKEQQITQLERELEEARDMSDMADTFAQALLQKADAPYRGGSGRNFGRGAGDAGPAPGGNGSAPEPQRRDGDAEFGGTPVEDQAELHDYEDPEAAAAPAAPAEADDGRRDRPASEQAGERTSDASDTAAGNGTAEATTGSDAAGDPADSPAGASDDRVASAVPPTDGVDISPARSRSGFDGVEDAAAFIDGDELRRREAVVAGFVRAVESLEEVTRGMLTAYRRAGRATPVEAHRAADGSGDRRYAYARNKVLRRAGFVEHRSRGEYAYALPELVRRVYGEHTDEQDLVEVIAEIEARAGLDPDVSP, from the coding sequence ATGAGCGACGAGACCATCACCGTCGCGGACGTGAGCGACGGGACCGGCGGCGAATCGGAGCTGTCGGCGGGTACGCCCATCTCGCTTCCGGTGGTCGAGATCCTGACGGGCCGAGGGTTCATCACGGGGAAGTCGGGATCCGGGAAGTCCAACACCGCCTCGGTCGTCATCGAGAAGCTGCTGGAGAACAGCTTTCCGGTCCTCATCGTCGACTCCGACGGCGAGTACTACGGGCTGAAGGAGGAGTTCGAGATCCTCCACGTCGGCGCCGACGAGGAGTGCGACATCCAGGTGTCGAGCGAGCACGCGGGCAAGATCGCCTCGCTCGCGCTGGAGGACAACGTCCCGATCATCCTGGACGTGTCGGGGTACCTCGACGAGGACGAGGCCTCCGAGCTGATCCGCGAGACGGCCAGACAGCTGTTCGCCAAGGAGAAGAAGCTCAAGAAGCCGTTCCTCATGCTGGTCGAGGAGTGTCACGAGTACATCCCGGAGGGCGCCGGGATGGACAAGACGGGCAAGACGCTGATCAAGATCGGGAAACGCGGGCGCAAACACGGCCTCGGCATCGTCGGCATCTCCCAGCGCCCGGCCGACGTGAAGAAGGACTTCATCACCCAGTGCGACTGGCTCTGCTGGCACCGGCTCACCTGGGACAACGACACGAAGGTCGTCTCCAGGATATTGGGAAGCGACTACGGCGAGGCCATCGAGGACATGGACGACGGCGAGGCGTTCCTGATGACCGACTGGGCCGAGTCGATCCGCCGGGTGCAGTTCCACCGCAAACAGACGTTCGACGCGGGCGCGACGCCCGGCCTCGACGACTTCGAGCGCCCCGACCTCAAGTCCGTCTCGGGCGACCTCGTCTCGGAGCTGCAGACGATCACGGACGAACGCGAGCGCACGGAGTCGGAACTCGCGGATCTGCGCCAGGAGCTGGACAAGAAGGAACAGCAGATCACTCAACTCGAACGCGAGCTGGAGGAGGCGCGGGACATGTCCGACATGGCCGACACCTTCGCGCAGGCGCTGCTCCAGAAGGCCGATGCACCCTATCGCGGCGGAAGCGGGCGGAACTTCGGACGGGGGGCGGGCGACGCCGGGCCTGCACCCGGGGGGAACGGCTCGGCGCCGGAGCCGCAACGCCGCGATGGTGACGCAGAGTTCGGTGGTACCCCCGTCGAGGACCAAGCAGAACTGCACGACTACGAGGACCCCGAGGCCGCGGCGGCGCCCGCCGCGCCGGCCGAAGCGGACGACGGGAGACGGGACCGCCCCGCGTCCGAGCAGGCGGGGGAGCGCACGAGCGACGCGTCCGACACGGCCGCCGGCAACGGAACCGCGGAGGCGACGACGGGGTCGGACGCCGCCGGCGACCCGGCGGACTCGCCCGCGGGGGCGAGCGACGACCGCGTCGCGAGCGCGGTACCGCCGACCGACGGCGTGGACATCTCGCCGGCGCGGTCGCGCTCCGGGTTCGACGGCGTCGAGGACGCGGCCGCGTTCATCGACGGCGACGAGTTGCGCCGCCGCGAGGCCGTCGTCGCGGGGTTCGTTCGCGCCGTCGAGTCGCTGGAGGAGGTGACCCGCGGGATGCTGACGGCCTACCGCCGCGCCGGCCGAGCGACGCCGGTCGAGGCGCACCGCGCCGCCGACGGTTCGGGCGACCGACGGTACGCGTACGCCCGAAACAAAGTGTTGCGACGGGCGGGGTTCGTGGAGCATCGCAGCCGGGGCGAGTACGCCTACGCCCTGCCGGAGCTGGTCCGGCGGGTGTACGGCGAGCACACGGACGAACAGGACCTCGTGGAAGTGATCGCCGAGATCGAGGCGCGCGCCGGGCTCGACCCGGACGTGTCGCCGTGA
- the dinB gene encoding DNA polymerase IV: MEETLPGAPTDESRGERVVLHVDMDCFYASCERLKEPDLAGEPVVVGMGYEPGDTIGAVATASYEAREFGVESAQPISKALERLPRVADADPDDPDAPDPAEAGHYRPVDMAFYKEVAGDVKSALHDLADTVREVSIDEAYLDVTDRTSWNTGEGAGDAPLAEGFARHVRERIEREAGVSASVGVAPNMATAKVASDYDKPEGLTVVEPGEVADFLAPLPVSDIHGVGPVTAGDLADMGIETAGDLADADPAELEARFGSRGREFHERANGRDDREVTPTGRPKSLSRESAGRTADAETQRERVRALAADVAERARSRGAMYRTIGVKVVCPPFDVNTRADSLPGPVDDPDLVEEVALDLLEEFAGETVRKLGVRVSNLSFAAEEQATLGGYEGAAPASAADSEEDSDDDRGADADANADSDAEANADAAGDADADDVTRRSADGDATLDEWADEGDPDAERERRRRRRRGQVDLGEFG; this comes from the coding sequence ATGGAGGAGACGCTTCCGGGGGCGCCGACGGACGAGAGTCGCGGCGAGCGCGTCGTCCTCCACGTCGACATGGATTGTTTCTACGCCTCCTGCGAGCGACTGAAGGAGCCCGACCTCGCGGGCGAGCCGGTGGTCGTCGGGATGGGGTACGAGCCGGGCGACACGATCGGGGCGGTCGCGACCGCGAGCTACGAGGCGCGCGAGTTCGGCGTCGAGTCCGCCCAGCCTATCTCGAAGGCGCTGGAGCGGCTCCCCCGCGTCGCCGACGCGGACCCCGACGACCCGGACGCGCCCGACCCCGCGGAGGCGGGCCACTACCGGCCCGTCGACATGGCGTTCTACAAGGAGGTCGCCGGCGACGTGAAGTCGGCGCTGCACGACCTCGCGGACACGGTCCGGGAGGTGAGCATCGACGAGGCGTACCTCGACGTGACCGACCGTACCTCCTGGAACACGGGCGAGGGCGCCGGCGACGCCCCGCTCGCGGAGGGATTCGCCCGCCACGTCCGCGAGCGTATCGAACGGGAGGCGGGCGTATCCGCAAGCGTCGGCGTCGCGCCGAACATGGCGACCGCGAAGGTCGCCTCCGACTACGACAAGCCCGAGGGTCTGACGGTCGTCGAGCCGGGGGAGGTGGCCGACTTCCTCGCGCCGCTTCCCGTCTCGGACATCCACGGCGTCGGTCCGGTCACGGCCGGCGACCTCGCGGACATGGGCATCGAGACGGCCGGCGACCTCGCCGACGCGGACCCCGCCGAGCTGGAGGCGCGGTTCGGCTCGCGCGGCCGGGAGTTCCACGAGCGCGCGAACGGGCGCGACGACCGCGAGGTGACGCCGACGGGGCGCCCGAAGTCGCTGTCGCGGGAGTCGGCCGGGCGGACCGCCGACGCGGAGACGCAACGCGAGCGGGTTCGCGCCTTGGCGGCCGACGTGGCCGAGCGTGCGCGCTCGCGCGGCGCGATGTACCGCACGATCGGCGTGAAGGTCGTGTGCCCCCCGTTCGACGTGAACACGCGCGCCGACTCGCTGCCGGGGCCGGTCGACGACCCCGACCTAGTCGAGGAGGTGGCGCTGGACCTGCTGGAGGAGTTCGCGGGGGAGACGGTCCGCAAGCTCGGGGTCCGCGTGTCGAACCTCTCGTTCGCCGCCGAGGAGCAGGCGACGCTCGGCGGGTACGAGGGTGCGGCGCCCGCGTCGGCGGCCGACTCCGAGGAGGACAGCGACGACGACCGCGGAGCCGACGCGGACGCCAACGCAGACTCGGATGCGGAGGCCAACGCCGACGCCGCCGGCGACGCGGACGCGGACGACGTGACGCGCCGGTCGGCCGACGGCGACGCGACGCTCGACGAGTGGGCCGACGAGGGCGACCCCGACGCCGAGCGGGAGCGCCGCCGGCGACGCCGACGGGGACAGGTCGACCTCGGGGAGTTCGGGTAG
- the lrpA1 gene encoding HTH-type transcriptional regulator LrpA1: MSTSSTADRILEALEEDAQASYAEIADRAGVSKPTVRKYINKLEDEGVIVGYSAEIDPKKLSGQTIALVGIDVDSERYVEATRALKELDSVVSLYTSSGDHMFMAEVRAADGEELGEVISEDIGGVEGVTAAHPSVLQERLK, encoded by the coding sequence ATGAGTACGTCCTCGACGGCCGACCGCATCCTCGAAGCGCTCGAGGAGGATGCCCAGGCCTCCTACGCCGAGATCGCCGACCGCGCCGGCGTCTCGAAGCCGACGGTGCGGAAGTACATCAACAAGCTCGAAGACGAGGGCGTCATCGTCGGGTACTCCGCGGAGATCGACCCCAAGAAGCTCTCCGGGCAGACGATCGCGCTCGTCGGCATCGACGTGGACAGCGAACGCTACGTCGAGGCGACGCGGGCGCTGAAGGAACTCGACTCGGTCGTCTCGCTGTACACCTCCTCCGGCGACCACATGTTCATGGCCGAGGTCCGCGCGGCCGACGGCGAGGAACTCGGCGAGGTGATCTCCGAGGACATCGGCGGGGTCGAGGGCGTCACCGCGGCGCACCCGTCGGTGCTGCAGGAACGGCTGAAGTAG
- the hisC gene encoding histidinol-phosphate transaminase, with protein MNTRDLSANAPYVPGRGVEEVARELGLDPDELVKLSSNENPFGPSPKAVEAAKTAAESAHVYPKAAHADLTEALAERWDLAPEQVWVSPGADGALDYLSRAMLSPGDRVLTPDPGFAYYPMSARYHHGEVATYPVEKGDGFAQTADTILDAYDGERIVYVTTPHNPTGSELPRDELLALLEGVDEETLVVADEAYGEYTETPSAAGLLGEYENLAVTRTFSKAYGLAGLRIGYALVPGAWADAYARVNTPFAANAVALDAALAALGDDEHVEKSVESARWAREYIADELDAPTFDSAGNFVLAEVGDGNAVAERTQERGVIVRDTGSFGLPDCVRISCGTEAETREAVATLNEVLADLELGVEA; from the coding sequence ATGAACACGCGCGACCTCTCGGCGAACGCGCCGTACGTCCCCGGCCGAGGCGTCGAGGAGGTGGCCCGCGAGCTCGGGCTCGACCCCGACGAGCTGGTGAAGCTCTCCTCGAACGAGAACCCCTTCGGCCCGTCGCCGAAGGCCGTCGAGGCGGCGAAGACAGCCGCCGAGTCCGCCCACGTCTACCCGAAGGCCGCACACGCGGACCTCACCGAGGCGCTGGCCGAGCGGTGGGACCTCGCGCCCGAACAGGTGTGGGTGAGCCCCGGCGCCGACGGCGCGCTCGATTACCTCTCGCGGGCGATGCTGTCGCCCGGCGACCGGGTGCTCACGCCCGACCCGGGGTTCGCCTACTACCCGATGAGCGCGCGCTATCACCACGGCGAGGTGGCGACGTACCCCGTCGAGAAGGGCGACGGCTTCGCCCAGACCGCCGACACGATCCTCGACGCCTACGACGGCGAGCGGATCGTCTACGTGACGACGCCGCACAACCCGACGGGGAGCGAACTTCCCCGCGACGAGCTCCTCGCGCTGTTGGAGGGCGTCGACGAGGAGACGCTCGTCGTCGCCGACGAGGCGTACGGCGAGTACACCGAGACGCCCTCGGCGGCGGGGCTGCTCGGCGAGTACGAGAACCTCGCGGTCACGCGCACCTTCTCGAAGGCGTACGGGCTCGCGGGCCTGCGGATCGGCTACGCGCTCGTCCCCGGAGCGTGGGCGGACGCATACGCCCGCGTCAACACGCCATTCGCGGCCAACGCCGTCGCGCTCGACGCCGCCCTCGCGGCGCTCGGCGACGACGAGCACGTCGAGAAGAGCGTCGAGTCGGCGAGGTGGGCCCGGGAGTACATCGCCGACGAACTGGACGCGCCGACGTTCGACAGCGCCGGCAACTTCGTGCTCGCGGAGGTCGGCGACGGAAACGCCGTCGCGGAGCGCACACAGGAGCGGGGCGTGATCGTCCGCGACACCGGCTCGTTCGGGCTTCCCGACTGCGTACGGATCTCCTGCGGCACGGAGGCGGAGACCCGCGAGGCGGTCGCGACGCTGAACGAGGTGCTCGCGGACCTGGAACTCGGGGTCGAAGCGTGA
- a CDS encoding CDP-alcohol phosphatidyltransferase family protein — translation MTLDQLRPLAEKGLSPFVRVADGLGLSPDGVSIIAFACAVAAGVAFGLAPPAEAPLSYVAGSLLVFANGWLDLVDGALARAQGTDSSGGDLLDHVLDRYADIAVLVGLSAGIGRYGLGLAAVTGVLMTSYLGTQIQAVGIGREYGGLLGRADRLALVGIVGVVAAAVPGSLVAGLGVVGLLLVVFAVVGHLTALQRFWGAWTDLR, via the coding sequence ATGACGCTGGATCAGCTCCGGCCCTTGGCGGAGAAGGGCCTCAGCCCGTTCGTCCGAGTCGCCGACGGCCTCGGGCTCTCCCCCGACGGCGTGAGCATCATCGCGTTCGCGTGCGCCGTCGCCGCCGGCGTCGCGTTCGGGCTCGCGCCCCCCGCGGAGGCGCCGCTGTCGTACGTCGCCGGCTCGCTGCTGGTGTTCGCCAACGGGTGGCTCGACCTCGTCGACGGCGCGCTCGCGCGGGCACAGGGGACCGACTCCTCCGGCGGCGATCTGCTGGATCACGTGCTCGACCGCTACGCCGACATCGCGGTGCTCGTCGGCCTCTCGGCCGGGATCGGCCGCTACGGCCTCGGGCTCGCGGCGGTGACGGGGGTGTTGATGACCTCGTATCTCGGCACGCAGATCCAGGCCGTCGGCATCGGCCGCGAGTACGGCGGGCTGTTGGGCCGCGCCGACCGGCTCGCGCTCGTGGGCATCGTCGGCGTCGTCGCCGCCGCGGTTCCGGGGTCGCTTGTCGCCGGCCTCGGGGTCGTCGGCCTGCTGCTCGTCGTGTTCGCGGTCGTCGGCCACCTCACCGCCTTGCAGCGCTTCTGGGGCGCGTGGACCGACCTCCGGTGA
- a CDS encoding DUF7503 family protein: MSEDDATMTEWLADHPRMMGALFALVLLLSSAGNAVAGATVTSGP; this comes from the coding sequence ATGTCCGAAGACGACGCCACGATGACGGAATGGCTGGCTGACCACCCGCGGATGATGGGCGCGCTGTTCGCGCTCGTGCTGTTGTTGTCGAGTGCGGGGAATGCCGTCGCCGGCGCTACGGTCACGTCTGGCCCGTAG
- a CDS encoding DUF7504 family protein: MTGTTEDPDAAESIRRGSDSTLSAALAELDDGCCVLVTGDVSEEAYRVASSRYFGATQRRRRRVLALTAGGTESPEAWLPDGVDAADDGAAVVRLDGTVRDPAAAAGSDAAGSGPDADSAGPDAAAPTAFGSEPEATDTPNATTDPDTGPDRIDLDGTVSDDGTVANDGAGDGDAATVRTTLLEAIDEVDEDRSNRLGLRVGIYRVDMLCATLGSEATGDLLREVSRTTRDRGGMAHFHLPRPTDEDPRSDPIVSEFAELLDDDLDVIVELRCRETTPVPEERWHIVGWGTTEWNALR, encoded by the coding sequence ATGACCGGTACGACGGAGGACCCCGACGCCGCCGAGTCGATCCGCCGAGGATCGGACTCCACGCTCTCGGCGGCGCTGGCGGAGCTCGACGACGGGTGTTGCGTGCTCGTCACCGGGGACGTCTCCGAGGAGGCCTATCGCGTCGCGTCCTCGCGGTACTTCGGCGCGACGCAACGACGGCGACGGCGGGTGCTCGCGCTCACGGCCGGGGGGACGGAGTCGCCGGAGGCGTGGCTTCCGGACGGCGTCGACGCGGCGGACGACGGCGCCGCGGTCGTTCGCCTCGACGGGACCGTCCGGGACCCGGCGGCCGCGGCGGGATCGGACGCCGCCGGGTCGGGACCCGACGCCGACTCGGCGGGACCTGACGCGGCCGCGCCGACGGCGTTCGGATCGGAGCCGGAGGCGACCGACACGCCGAACGCGACCACCGACCCCGACACCGGGCCGGATCGGATCGACCTCGACGGGACCGTCAGCGACGATGGGACCGTCGCGAACGACGGGGCTGGGGACGGGGACGCGGCGACCGTGCGGACGACGCTGCTCGAAGCGATCGACGAGGTCGACGAGGACCGCTCGAACCGACTCGGGCTCCGGGTCGGCATCTATCGGGTCGACATGCTCTGTGCGACGCTGGGAAGCGAGGCGACGGGGGATCTGTTGCGAGAGGTGTCGCGCACGACGCGCGACCGCGGCGGCATGGCGCACTTTCACCTCCCACGGCCCACGGACGAGGATCCGCGATCGGACCCGATCGTCTCCGAGTTCGCCGAGCTCCTCGACGACGACCTCGACGTGATCGTCGAGCTACGATGCCGTGAGACAACCCCCGTTCCCGAGGAGCGATGGCACATCGTCGGGTGGGGAACGACCGAGTGGAACGCCCTCCGGTGA
- a CDS encoding adenylate kinase family protein — translation MTGGGPVDRLAVTGTPGTGKTTATDLLAAERGIEVVHLNDVIREEGLYVERDEERDSLVADLDAVAEHLGDWSGVVDSHLAHYLDADRVAVLRCRPDVLERRLIERGESEASARENRESEALDVILGEAVDRFGEDQVYEIDTTDRDPERVATELGRVLDGDREPSAGEVDFVEYL, via the coding sequence GTGACTGGGGGCGGTCCCGTCGACCGCCTCGCGGTCACGGGCACCCCGGGGACCGGGAAGACCACCGCGACGGACCTTCTGGCGGCCGAACGCGGGATCGAGGTGGTCCACCTCAATGACGTGATCCGCGAGGAGGGGCTGTACGTCGAGCGCGACGAGGAGCGCGACTCCCTCGTGGCCGACCTCGACGCGGTCGCCGAGCACCTCGGCGACTGGTCGGGCGTGGTCGACTCCCACCTCGCGCACTACCTCGACGCCGACCGGGTCGCGGTGTTGCGCTGTCGCCCCGACGTGCTCGAACGGCGCCTGATCGAGCGCGGGGAGAGCGAGGCGAGCGCACGCGAGAACCGCGAGAGCGAGGCGCTGGACGTGATCCTCGGCGAGGCCGTCGACCGCTTCGGCGAGGATCAGGTGTACGAGATCGACACGACCGACCGCGACCCGGAGCGCGTCGCGACCGAACTGGGCCGCGTGCTCGACGGCGACCGCGAGCCGTCGGCGGGCGAGGTCGACTTCGTGGAGTACCTATGA